From Ascaphus truei isolate aAscTru1 chromosome 17, aAscTru1.hap1, whole genome shotgun sequence, the proteins below share one genomic window:
- the LOC142467891 gene encoding galectin-1-like isoform X2, with product MAGVVLNNLNLKQGHCVSLKGFIPKDANGFVINIGQNSSNILLHFNARFDLHGDQRTIVCNSKEADTWGAELRETAFPFQQGEEATICFEYQADALNVKLPQGQIIAFPNRLPMDTISFLSLEGIEFKSLSLE from the exons ATGGCA GGCGTGGTCTTGAACAACCTGAACCTGAAGCAGGGGCATTGCGTGTCGCTGAAAGGGTTCATCCCGAAAGATGCTAACGG CTTTGTCATCAACATAGGGCAGAATTCCTCCAATATCCTGCTCCACTTCAACGCTCGTTTCGACCTCCACGGCGACCAGAGAACCATCGTCTGCAACTCCAAGGAGGCGGATACCTGGGGGGCGGAGCTGAGGGAAACGGCGTTCCCCTTCCAGCAGGGGGAGGAGGccacg ATTTGCTTTGAGTACCAAGCGGACGCGCTGAATGTGAAGTTACCGCAGGGGCAGATCATCGCGTTCCCCAACCGCCTGCCCATGGACACCATCTCCTTTCTGTCTCTGGAGGGCATTGAGTTCAAGTCCCTCTCCCTGGAGTAG